Proteins encoded within one genomic window of Esox lucius isolate fEsoLuc1 chromosome 12, fEsoLuc1.pri, whole genome shotgun sequence:
- the tsr2 gene encoding pre-rRNA-processing protein TSR2 homolog: METYKTARELFTEAVRAILETWPVLQIAVDNGFGGVYSQQKADWMVDVLQQYFYDNAILQQDEVEDYIADLMDNEFDTVVDDGSLSQVAQTISQIFTQCQQGKFADVKEKISMLNQKSAERAKVTPQPNVADEECEDDEKESMECETAVLTNASSTATKKKEPTSQSQEENDGWTTVVRKK; encoded by the exons ATGGAAACGTACAAGACCGCACGTGAACTTTTCACTGAAGCAGTTAGAGCAATCCTAGAAACTTGGCCCGTGTTGCAG ATAGCAGTTGATAATGGGTTTGGAGGTGTGTACAGCCAGCAGAAGGCAGACTGGATGGTGGATGTGCTCCAGCAATATTTTTACGACAACG CAATCTTGCAGCAAGATGAGGTTGAGGACTACATAGCAGACTTGATGGATAATGAATTTGAtacagtggtggatgatggcAGTTTATCTCAG GTGGCACAGACCATTAGCCAGATCTTCACACAGTGTCAACAAGGAAAGTTTGCAGACGTCAAGGAAAAGATATCTATGTTGAATCAGAAGAGTGCAGAACGAGCCAAGGTTACACCTCAACCAAATGTTGCTGATGAGGAATGCGAGGATGACGAAAAagag TCAATGGAGTGTGAGACAGCAGTTTTAACAAATGCCTCAAGTACAGCAACCAAAAAGAAAGAACCTACATCCCAGTCTCAAGAGGAAAATGATGGCTGGACAACAGTGGTGCGCAAGAAGTGA